The proteins below come from a single Prolixibacter sp. NT017 genomic window:
- a CDS encoding AsmA family protein: MKKALIIIGVVVVVLLAAMIAVPLIFKDQIYKKALDKANEMVDAKVELDGVNLSLFKSFPKVYAELNGLRIIGKGDFANDTLVSVGSVATTINLSSLWHMDEGIDVNEIIVDNPKVALKVNKTGKSNWDITTPGEQPATADTTASEMQLNLDKISVHNLSLSYTDESTPMSFSMNNGDFNLSGTMDGANSTLKTDAQVKNITFDYQGSRYAKDISLDMKTVLTANFDKMKFAVAENETHINKLPLKIDGSFALADSSYDFDLKFSSPGSGFNELLGFVPEEYQSYLKGVQTKGDVAFGGFVKGAYTENSYPAFGIDLKLDNGWLKYPDLPKAVENINLAASVKKPEGDLDLMTVDVNKFEANAAGNPVSANLSIAHPMSDMQLKGKLNGKVDFATVSQALPMDSMDIRGLLDASVQFDGPYSAIDKQQYDKFETEGKIQLKRFRMASKDLPMPVSISSADMTMNSRSISLASLKGNMGRSDFSASGSLSNYWPYILKDKTLKGNLNVNSNLLDVNQLMASMATTDTTKTDTNKMEAIEVPDHIDFTMQANINRILYDKMVITGTKGQVIVRNKKLLLDGLNMNMLNGQVTMAGSYETPQPQKPKFDFNLKIKGFDIPQAYRSLSTVRTMLPIASNSTGEFSTGMSISGFLNKNMEPVFQSFNGNGDVSTSNIQIVGAKVFQEIGKYFKKNKFDKVDIDNFATKFKIVNGGLDVSPFKTKIAGQEAVVSGHQTVSQDLDYKIDFKVNKGDLSGDINKYLGFVPGTENIQKLPVGVTIGGTFKKPDVKVDLNDAKKLVEQEFKKSSKKQIQDAAKKLGNELNKLFK, from the coding sequence ATGAAAAAAGCACTCATCATTATTGGTGTGGTTGTGGTGGTTTTATTGGCTGCTATGATTGCCGTTCCTCTGATTTTTAAAGATCAGATTTACAAGAAAGCGCTTGATAAGGCTAATGAGATGGTCGACGCCAAAGTGGAGCTCGATGGTGTCAACCTGTCGTTGTTCAAAAGCTTTCCCAAGGTATATGCCGAACTGAACGGGCTGCGAATTATCGGGAAAGGTGATTTTGCCAACGATACGTTGGTGAGTGTGGGCTCAGTGGCAACCACCATTAATTTGTCGAGCCTGTGGCACATGGATGAGGGAATTGACGTGAATGAGATTATCGTTGACAACCCGAAGGTGGCACTCAAAGTGAATAAGACTGGCAAAAGCAACTGGGATATTACAACGCCGGGCGAACAGCCGGCGACTGCGGATACAACCGCATCAGAGATGCAGCTAAACCTCGACAAGATTTCGGTGCACAATTTATCGCTGAGCTATACCGATGAATCAACGCCGATGTCTTTCTCGATGAATAACGGTGATTTCAATTTGTCGGGAACGATGGACGGTGCCAACAGTACTCTGAAGACGGATGCTCAGGTGAAAAACATCACCTTCGATTACCAGGGCAGCCGTTATGCGAAGGATATCAGTCTCGATATGAAAACAGTTTTGACCGCTAATTTCGATAAGATGAAGTTTGCGGTAGCTGAAAACGAGACGCATATCAATAAACTGCCGTTGAAAATCGACGGAAGCTTTGCGTTGGCCGACTCGAGTTATGATTTCGATCTGAAATTCAGTTCGCCAGGCTCAGGATTCAACGAATTGCTGGGCTTTGTGCCGGAAGAATACCAGTCGTACCTGAAAGGTGTTCAAACGAAAGGAGATGTGGCGTTCGGAGGTTTTGTAAAAGGAGCATATACCGAAAACAGCTACCCTGCGTTCGGCATTGACCTGAAGCTGGACAATGGCTGGTTGAAATATCCGGATCTGCCCAAAGCTGTTGAGAATATCAACCTGGCAGCCAGTGTGAAAAAGCCGGAGGGCGACTTGGACCTGATGACCGTAGATGTGAATAAATTCGAAGCGAACGCGGCCGGAAATCCGGTCTCGGCGAACCTCTCCATTGCTCACCCAATGAGCGACATGCAGTTAAAAGGAAAGCTGAATGGTAAAGTTGATTTTGCCACTGTATCTCAGGCGTTACCGATGGATTCGATGGATATTCGCGGCCTGCTCGATGCTTCAGTTCAATTTGACGGTCCTTACTCGGCTATCGACAAACAGCAGTACGACAAGTTTGAAACGGAAGGGAAAATTCAATTGAAACGCTTCCGGATGGCATCGAAAGATTTGCCCATGCCGGTTAGCATTTCCTCGGCGGATATGACCATGAACTCACGTTCCATTTCATTGGCTTCGCTGAAAGGAAATATGGGGCGTTCCGATTTTTCAGCATCTGGTTCTCTTTCGAATTACTGGCCGTATATTTTGAAGGACAAGACCTTAAAAGGAAACCTGAACGTCAATTCCAATTTGTTGGATGTAAATCAATTGATGGCCAGCATGGCAACGACGGATACGACGAAGACTGATACAAACAAAATGGAGGCCATTGAAGTGCCCGACCATATTGATTTTACGATGCAGGCCAATATCAACAGAATTCTGTACGATAAGATGGTGATTACCGGAACAAAAGGTCAGGTTATCGTTCGGAACAAAAAACTTTTGCTGGATGGTTTGAATATGAATATGCTGAACGGTCAGGTCACTATGGCGGGTTCATATGAAACTCCACAACCTCAGAAGCCGAAATTTGATTTCAACCTGAAGATAAAAGGCTTTGATATTCCACAGGCTTATCGTTCATTATCGACGGTTCGCACGATGTTGCCCATTGCATCGAACAGTACAGGAGAGTTTAGTACCGGCATGTCAATCTCCGGCTTCCTGAATAAGAATATGGAACCTGTTTTCCAATCGTTTAACGGAAATGGTGATGTTTCGACATCGAACATTCAGATTGTGGGAGCGAAGGTGTTCCAGGAAATCGGTAAGTATTTCAAGAAGAACAAATTCGACAAGGTAGATATCGATAATTTTGCTACGAAATTCAAAATCGTAAATGGTGGTTTGGATGTTTCGCCCTTCAAAACGAAAATTGCCGGCCAGGAGGCTGTCGTTTCCGGACACCAAACTGTCAGTCAGGATTTGGATTATAAGATTGATTTCAAAGTTAATAAAGGAGATTTAAGCGGCGATATCAATAAATACCTGGGCTTTGTACCCGGAACGGAAAATATTCAAAAACTACCGGTGGGAGTGACCATTGGAGGTACATTCAAGAAGCCTGATGTCAAAGTTGATCTGAATGATGCCAAAAAACTGGTAGAGCAGGAGTTCAAAAAATCATCCAAAAAGCAGATTCAGGACGCAGCTAAAAAGCTGGGCAACGAGCTGAATAAGCTGTTTAAATAA
- the nhaC gene encoding Na+/H+ antiporter NhaC yields MNENQQDLVRPALWQALLPIVFLIIMLSMNVWFFEDTLAGANQIALLLSAAIAGLICHQLKRSWTTIQGRILKNISSAMPSMLILLLIGSLAGTWMISGVVPAMIHYGLDIISPKLFLFSAVVVSAIVSVATGSSWSTVATIGVALLGIGKTLGFNEAVVAGAIISGAYFGDKMSPLSDTTNLAPAMAGTDIFTHIRYMMYTTVPTMMLTLIIFLFMGITHDFTQATINVDDVQAAIEGTFNTTPLLFIVPITLLVIIIKKMPPLPALFIGTILGALFAVIFQPQIIHSVSGDSGIYLKDAYIAVMQSMFGDITLTTSDAAVNELLHTSGMSGMLDTIWLILSAMVFGGVMEAGGLLKRITHEILKFAHSTGSLVLSTVSSCIFFNFTASDQYLAIVVPGRMFSQTYRENGLKPELLSRTLEDSGTVVSVLIPWNTCGATQSRVLGVPVISYLPYAFFNLISPLMTVLVAYLNFKIRRYTPAELQKEGIELTGKLKR; encoded by the coding sequence TTGAATGAAAACCAACAAGACCTAGTCCGACCGGCTTTGTGGCAGGCCCTACTGCCGATTGTATTCCTGATCATCATGCTTAGCATGAATGTATGGTTTTTTGAAGACACGCTGGCGGGTGCCAATCAGATTGCTCTTTTGCTTTCAGCTGCCATTGCTGGGCTCATTTGTCACCAGCTGAAACGTAGCTGGACGACCATACAGGGCCGTATACTGAAGAATATTAGCTCAGCCATGCCATCGATGCTCATTTTGTTGTTGATTGGGTCGCTTGCCGGCACCTGGATGATTAGCGGTGTGGTTCCGGCTATGATTCACTATGGACTGGATATTATTTCGCCCAAACTGTTTCTATTCTCGGCAGTAGTGGTATCAGCTATTGTTTCGGTTGCCACTGGAAGTTCCTGGTCAACTGTTGCCACCATTGGAGTGGCATTGCTGGGCATTGGAAAAACGCTCGGATTCAATGAAGCAGTTGTGGCTGGCGCCATTATCAGCGGGGCCTACTTTGGCGATAAGATGTCGCCCCTCTCCGACACCACCAACCTTGCTCCCGCCATGGCCGGCACCGATATCTTTACGCACATTCGTTACATGATGTATACCACGGTTCCCACGATGATGCTTACGCTTATAATCTTCCTGTTTATGGGAATCACCCACGATTTCACCCAGGCTACCATCAACGTTGACGACGTTCAGGCGGCCATTGAAGGAACTTTCAACACAACGCCACTGCTGTTTATCGTTCCAATCACGTTGCTGGTCATCATTATAAAAAAAATGCCCCCGTTGCCCGCACTTTTCATCGGAACCATTCTGGGAGCGCTGTTCGCTGTTATCTTCCAGCCACAAATCATTCACAGTGTATCAGGAGACTCGGGTATTTACCTGAAAGACGCCTATATAGCTGTCATGCAATCGATGTTCGGTGATATTACCCTGACGACCAGCGATGCTGCGGTAAACGAACTGTTACACACTTCCGGAATGAGTGGGATGCTCGATACCATCTGGTTGATTCTATCGGCGATGGTATTTGGCGGAGTAATGGAAGCCGGAGGTTTGCTGAAGCGTATTACTCATGAGATTCTGAAATTCGCCCACAGCACAGGTTCTCTGGTGCTCTCCACTGTCAGTAGCTGTATTTTTTTCAATTTTACTGCTTCTGATCAGTACCTGGCTATTGTGGTTCCCGGACGCATGTTTTCGCAAACCTACCGGGAAAACGGTCTTAAGCCGGAACTCCTTAGTCGTACGCTGGAAGACTCGGGAACCGTTGTTTCGGTACTGATTCCCTGGAATACCTGTGGAGCCACACAGTCGCGGGTATTAGGCGTTCCTGTTATCTCCTATCTACCTTATGCTTTCTTTAACCTAATCAGTCCGCTAATGACGGTTCTGGTTGCTTACCTTAATTTTAAAATACGGCGCTATACACCAGCCGAGTTGCAGAAAGAAGGAATCGAACTTACCGGAAAATTGAAACGATAA
- a CDS encoding sugar phosphate isomerase/epimerase, whose protein sequence is MGTRRDFLKKSAMLTTAAMVAPTVLSSCGKKQKEIGLQIYTVRDQLNEDLEGTLKRVAEIGYNSVEAAGYANGRFYGKDPKEFTKMLNDMGMKFLSSHTVFEPDVADEVCAAHAEAGCEYIVYPYLPGQFRENLDGYKNTADKLNTLGQFAKKHGLQLAYHNHNFEFEPMEGQIPMDVLLSNTDPNLVKSELDLYWITKGGHTPIEYFDKFPGRFELWHVKDMDNSPEQFFAAVGTGTIDFKSIFEASGKAGMKHFFVEEDRCKGDIWEDLNTSFTYLNNASFV, encoded by the coding sequence ATGGGAACAAGACGCGATTTTCTTAAAAAATCAGCCATGCTCACAACCGCCGCTATGGTAGCACCCACAGTTCTTTCATCCTGTGGGAAAAAACAGAAAGAAATTGGCCTGCAGATTTACACTGTTCGCGATCAACTGAACGAAGACCTGGAAGGTACGCTCAAAAGAGTTGCAGAAATAGGTTACAATTCTGTTGAAGCAGCTGGCTATGCCAACGGTCGTTTTTACGGTAAGGATCCGAAAGAATTTACCAAGATGCTCAACGATATGGGCATGAAGTTTCTGTCGAGCCACACTGTATTTGAGCCGGATGTAGCTGATGAAGTTTGTGCCGCTCATGCTGAGGCAGGATGCGAATACATTGTTTATCCGTATTTGCCGGGACAATTCCGTGAGAACCTGGATGGATACAAAAATACGGCTGACAAGCTCAATACACTCGGACAATTTGCCAAAAAACATGGTCTTCAGCTTGCTTATCACAACCACAATTTTGAGTTTGAGCCAATGGAAGGTCAAATTCCGATGGACGTGCTGCTCAGCAATACAGACCCGAACCTGGTGAAAAGTGAGCTGGATTTATACTGGATTACCAAAGGCGGTCACACGCCAATTGAATATTTCGATAAATTTCCCGGCCGTTTCGAACTATGGCATGTGAAAGACATGGATAACAGCCCGGAACAATTTTTTGCTGCGGTTGGTACCGGAACTATCGATTTTAAATCGATATTTGAAGCAAGTGGAAAAGCAGGAATGAAGCATTTCTTTGTAGAAGAAGATCGTTGCAAAGGCGATATCTGGGAAGATTTGAACACCAGCTTCACGTATCTGAATAATGCTAGTTTTGTATAA